The genomic stretch ATCTCTATGAATGATAGGTGGTGAAGCTGCAGAATGCAAATAAGCGATAGCCTCTGATGTTTCTGTAGCTATCCTTAAACGATTATCCCATGAAATTAGACAATTGCGGCTCTCAACATGGATATGGTGGAATAAGGTTTTGTTCCTAACAAATTCATATACTAATATAGGAACCTCCGTCTCTAAGCAACAACCTAATAGCTTCACCACATTTCTATGGTTGATTTGGGAGAGAATAACCACCTCATTTATGAATTGCTCGATTTGATTTTCATCAACTATTTTTGATTTCTTAACAGCAACAGTTCTGTGATCAGATAGAATTCCCTTGTATACTGTGCCGTAGCCTCCTCGACCAAGGATCTGGCTTTGAGCATAGTTGTTAGTTGCCTGCTTTAGTTCTTCAGCTCCAAAGATTTTTGCAGCTTCAACGGATCCTTCACGGTTAGACAACTTTTTCTTCAACAAGAAACCTCCATTTTGCTTGAAGAATTTCTGCTTAAGTTTGTTATCCTTTCTCCTTTGAAGTGCGTAAAACACCAAGAAACTACCAATAAGTAGAAACAAGGAGCCCAAGCCAGTACCTGTAAGGAGACCTCAAATTAATTAGAGAGACTCTAGAAGTTGGGTCAAAATTAGGGTACATATAGAGCCTAGATTATGTACTAATTgagcagggaaaaaaaaaaacaacaacaacaactaggATTTTCATAGAACCTTCATTACTATTACTCCATGTGGGTTATTATAAATTTAATTCAATTAAACggataagaaatacaattttccTAACCCTAATAATATATGGGATTAGACACAGTATTTTATTCATAGGAAGTATTTATTACCTATGATGATCTGAATCACTGGATACAGCTTGTAAGGCTTTTGAGGAGGAATACATCCATTTCCATCTTTTCTCCCGTCTCCGGAATAACCAGGTGGGCAAGAACAATTGTAACCGCCACGCAGATTGGTACAAGTCCAATTGCAGGGTCTATGAATACATTCATTTATGTCTGCAACAAACAACTACTAGCTTAGGGCTTTCCACCATAAATGCATACAAATGTACAGAAATTAGTTTGGTATCACAATGGTGCAGAGAAGTGTTTATGAGAGTAGGGTTCAAGGTTACCTTGGCATCCATTTGGGAGGTAAGGATTCCCTTCGTAACCTTTGGAACAGCTGCATCTATACCCAAGACCGTTCTTGGACTTAGAGCAGTCAGAATTGGTGCCATAGGCATAAGTGGTGTGGTTTTTCTTAGCTTCTTCACAAGATCGACTCTCTATTGCCCAATCGAAGACAATCAGAACTCGAGAAGAACCGTTTTTGCCAATATCGTTACTAAAATACAAGAGATGGGATATAGAGAAGTTGTACCAGTTTCTATCAACCAGGAAAGCGTAGCTGCAAGGATTGAATTCCAAGACATAGCTGTGGTTGTGAAAGCTTCCAATCCCTATTTCGCAACTCTTGAAACCCTTTGGGATGGAGGTCTGGCAGCAACCGATTCCAGAGCAAGAACCATCAATGGGATCGTCTTTACCTCTGCATACCATGTTGCAACCAGTACTAAAGTTCCGACCAtctttttattagattcgtgttcttgtttctctgtgTGGTTTCTTCAATTGGGGTTTTGAATTCGAATCCCAAAGGGAgctctaacaagtggtatcagagccatccATACGGAGCTAGAAtcgattggttttgattttagaaTTTCACTGATATTGGAATTGAAAGATGTGAAAGGTTACTTGATATTGATGAAGGTTGATTCTAAGACTGGTTATGATTATAGTTCCCCATTTATAATGAtgaatttaacaaaaaaaaaataaaaaatcatttgtgAGCAAAGCTCGCTGTCGAAGCCGTAGaccaaacccttttttttcagTAGATCTTGCAGCCAAGGTAGCCACCCTTGCAGCCATTGACGATATTGGCATTTGATCAGTCCAATTTGATGAATACCATTACATTAAAGTGGGTTTTATTTGAGTGTTTTGAATGTAGCATATGCTTACTTGAGATTGTTGTTAATTACTGAAATCAGGATCATTTAAAGTTCTTGTTTTTAGTTGAAATCGGTTTGAAGAAGATGGGTAATCCCTTTATATTATTtaactaaaataataataataacaataataaaaaggTTTTGAAAATCATAACATGATGTGATTCTTCTCATAACGGAGATGGAAAGTGCATTTGTAAAAGATAAGTATTGGATAATTCAGATGACagttgtcattaaaaaaaaaaaaaacctgcaacTAGTGGCGGCTAAAGAGAAGCAAGGAAGAAGATGTTAGGGTGGTTGCTTTATTGGGAGTGATTTTACCATCATACCCCTTTATTTGAATGTGTTAAGTATTAAATGCCTTAAGTCATTATTAATGGGCTAAGCCCAAGTCATTTGCTTTATGGGCTTGACTTTATTTAAGGTTTTATGGGCTTAGGTccaattgtttaaaaaaaaaattaaaaaaaaaaaaaaaaaaaaaaaccttaaaggcttgtttgggtttttatttaaaccactttaaatgtcattttaaggATCGTTTTAAAGTCAAAttgaaatccttttttttttgcgttgtattccttgtttcgggtcacatttaatgatctaatttttaatatgacatgttaattcaaaattttatgttgtatttattttttatcattgaaacaagagggcataaatcaatgctttgaaaatgtatatgttattggttaccatgaaattggaaaaagtttttaaattgagatatgttaatatggaaaagggtgtaagcttccgctcattcttagctgcaaagtaatttttttaggaagccatgaaaggatgaggtggaatccaccaaagtggtacatcttattattccaTGATTTTTCACAAGGTAACAATGTaagtgacatttgcccaaaggtgatgtcaccaaagttaagaaaatggcAGTAACCTAGAGgctcctaagcccaaaggtgaggggatttcaaaagttattgttcttttcatagtAAATATGAAtatacaagaggaccagtgcattcttagcccaaatgataggaatgtagttgcggttgtgactcttgtatggttattgttgtcttagtgacatatttatatgtatgttttgaacataaagatatacatctccaatgggaaagatatgatagaactgagtgaaaaccaccaaagtggtacattcagtttgattgtatcttccccaatagtaaaggtgatactttcccaaaggttgtgtcatcaaggtttgaggataattatccacatttcagaaagagACATTGAATTAGGAGTTcgtttgcccaaaggtgattgaattccgaagttagTGTTANNNNNNNNNNNNNNNNNNNNNNNNNNNNNNNNNNNNNNNNNNNNNNNNNNNNNNNNNNNNNNNNNNNNNNNNNNNNNNNNNNNNNNNNNNNNNNNNNNNNNNNNNNNNNNNNNNNNNNNNNNNNNNNNNNNNNNNNNNNNNNNNNNNNNNNNNNNNNNNNNNNNNNNNNNNNNNNNNNNNNNNNNNNNNNNNNNNNNNNNNNNNNNNNNNNNNNNNNNNNNNNNNNNNNNNNNNNNNNNNNNNNNNNNNNNNNNNNNNNNNNNNNNNNNNNNNNNNNNNNNNNNNNNNNNNNNNNNNNNNNNNNNNNNNNNNNNNNNNNNNNNNNNNNNNNNNNNNNNNNNNNNNNNNNNN from Macadamia integrifolia cultivar HAES 741 chromosome 14, SCU_Mint_v3, whole genome shotgun sequence encodes the following:
- the LOC122060727 gene encoding wall-associated receptor kinase 2-like, encoding MDGSDTTYGRNFSTGCNMVCRGKDDPIDGSCSGIGCCQTSIPKGFKSCEIGIGSFHNHSYVLEFNPCSYAFLVDRNWYNFSISHLLYFSNDIGKNGSSRVLIVFDWAIESRSCEEAKKNHTTYAYGTNSDCSKSKNGLGYRCSCSKGYEGNPYLPNGCQDINECIHRPCNWTCTNLRGGYNCSCPPGYSGDGRKDGNGCIPPQKPYKLYPVIQIIIGTGLGSLFLLIGSFLVFYALQRRKDNKLKQKFFKQNGGFLLKKKLSNREGSVEAAKIFGAEELKQATNNYAQSQILGRGGYGTVYKGILSDHRTVAVKKSKIVDENQIEQFINEVVILSQINHRNVVKLLGCCLETEVPILVYEFVRNKTLFHHIHVESRNCLISWDNRLRIATETSEAIAYLHSAASPPIIHRDIKSANILLDDDYKAKVSDFGASRLVPSDQTQISTLVQGTLGYLDPEYLQSSQLTEKSDVYSFGVVLVELFTGKKALYSDGLGKETNLAMHFVTSTKEGRVWEILDHRIITEECKEQLHEVIQLAERCLRVKGEERPSMKEVAMELEGLSKYQRHPWVARNPEEVECLLGKPSNLQSHNIIGYDSLAIEGLMSLDGGR